The window CGGGCGCTGCCTACAGTTCCCGGATGACCCGTCCCGGCACTTCCTATGGCAAGAGCGCCGCGCGCAAGGCGCAGGACGCGGAGCGCGACCGCCTGCCGATCCGGGCCGGGATCCAGCCCGAGCAGCCGGTGACCGGGCAGGTTGTGACGCTGTACTCAGACGGGGCGTGCGACACCACCAAGGGGCACGGCGGTTGGGCCACGATCCTCAGCTACGGCGAGAAGGAGCTCATACTGAGCGGTCACGAGGAGAACACCACCAACAACCGCATGGAACTGCGCGGCCTGCTGGAGGGCCTGAAAACCCTGAAACGGCCCTGTCAGATCCGCGTGGTGACAGACAGCCAGTACCTGCGCAAGGCCTTCACCGACGGCTGGATCCTGAAATGGCAGCGCAACGGCTGGAAAACGGCGGGGGGCGACCCGGTCAAGAACCAGGATCTGTGGGAGGAACTGATCGCCCTGGCACGCACGCACGCCCTGACCTTCCTGTGGGTCAAGGGCCACGCCGGGCACGGCGAGAACGAGCGGGTGGACGTCCTGGCCGTGCAGGAACGCAAGAAACTCCGCGCGGTCAGGTGACGGCCTTCACGGTGGCCGGAGGCTGGCCGGAACCGCTCACCCGGATGCCTCCGTACGCCGGTGATCTGGCCGCCGACGTGAACGTCCTGCTGGCCGCACACCGCTGCGAGATCACGCGCGAGCACGTGCCCAGGGTCGCCCGCGAGGCGGTGGCCCTGGCCCGGCGCTTCGGCGTCGATCCGGGAGCCGCCCGCACCGCCGCGTGGCTGCACGATGTGGGCGGCATCGTGCGCCGGGCCGACATGGTCGCCCTGTGCGAATCGCTCGGCGTGGCCGTGGTGCCCGAGGAACGGCAGGTGCCCATGCTGCTACACGCGAGGATCAGCGTGGCGCTGGCGCGAGGGCGCTACGGCGTGACGGACGCGGCGACCCTCCAGGCCATCCGCGTCCACACGACCCTTCACGCCGAGCCCACGCCGCTCGATCTGGTCGTGTTCCTGGCCGACAAGCTGGAGTGGGATCAGGGCGGCATTCCCCCGTACCACGCCGAACTGAGCGCCGCACTCGACGGCGGCCTGATGGCCGGGGCACGGTGGATGCTGACGTGGATGGCCTCCCCGCAGGCAAACCTGCTCATCCCCCACCCGGAGCTGCGTGCCGCGTGGGCCGCGTTCGGCGTCATACCGCCCGCGTAGTCACGGCAGGCGCACGTCCTGATGCTGAGTGATGGGCCGGCCGACCGTCAGGGCCTCGCGCAGGCCGGGCTCCAGTGCCCCGTACGCGGCGTCCGGCTCGGCTCCCAGCGCGTCCAGCAGGGTGCTGAAAAAGCAGCGGGCGCTTGCGGCAGCGGCCACGTCGAAGATCTCGGTGTCACTCAGGCCGTGGTCACGCAGGCCCTGCACGTCTGCCGCGGTCACGCTGGGGGCATCGCGGGCCACCTGCGCGGCGAAAGCCATGATCGCTACGTCCACCGGGGCCAGTCCGGCCGAGTCCGGAGCAGTGGCGATGGCCTGCACCTCACTCGGCGCGTAATGCGCGTCGCGCAGCACCTTCCCGTGCGCCAGCGAGCAGTACGAGGATCGGAGTGCGCGGGCGGCTGCCAGCGTCACCAGCTCGTAGCGGCGCGGGTCGAGCGTACCCCGGATCGTGCCGAGCAGCGTGCCCCACGCGGCATTCACCTCCGGTCGCAGGCTGAACAGCTGCGTGTAATTCGGCACGTAGCCCGCGTTTGCCTGCGCCCGCGCGTACTGCTCGCGCACGTCACCCTGCGCCTGTGCCACCGGCACCGTCTCCAGATAGGCCACCGTACCCTCCGAACCGGCCCATTGCCGTGCCGGGCCGTCGCCCGACGCTGACGGCGGTTCCGTGGGCCGGCGTAGTCACACGAGTGTAGCCCTGTTCAACCGTCACGCCCACCGGATACGGTCGGTCGCGGGTCAGCCAGCGCGCCCAGTTCCCGTCCCTGACACCGGATCGCTGGCCCTCGGACGCGAGGTCGGTCACGCGAACCCGGCTGGGCCATTCGGCGTATCGCTCGGGTCGGCCCGCGTCTCCTACGCTGGAGGCTGTGAGCGTCCTCCCATCCTCATCCGGCCCACCCGAGCGCGGCTGGCGCACGTTCCTGTGGCTGTGGAGTTCCCAGGCGGTCAGCGTGATCGGGTCGGCCGTGGCGGGCTTCGCGTTCACCATCTACCTCACGCAGACCCGCTTTCCGCTGGCCAGCCAGAAACCGCAGCTGGCCGCCGCGCTCTCGCTCACCGCTCTCGCGTGGACACTCGCCGCGACCTGACCGCCCCGCTGGCCGGCACCTGGACCGACCGGCACGACCGGCGGCGCATCGTGCTCACCTGCGACGTGCTGGGCGCCGCCCTTACCCTGGCGCTCATGCTGCTGCTCCTCAGCGCGGCCACGCCGCTGTGGACGCTGGTGCTGCTCTCCGGCCTGATGGGCCTGGTCTCCACCTTTCACGGGTCGGCCTTCGATGCCAGCTACACGAGTCTGGTGCCCGTGGAACGCCTGCCCCGCGCCAACGGCCTGATGCAGACCATCTGGAGCCTGTCGGGTCTGGTCGGCCCGGCCGCCGCCGCGCTGCTGATCGGCGTTCCCGCCCTGCTGCGGGATCACGGCGGCCCCGTTTGGATCGGTGCGGGGTGGATCGCCAGCCTGCGCGATGGCGTGCCCTTCGCGTACGGCATCGACGCCCTGAGCTTCCTGCTGGCCGCCGTGGTGCTCTCGCGGCTGCGAGTGCCGTCACCGGCCCGGCCCGAGGTGGGCGAGGCCCGCAGCTTCCGGCAGGACATGACCTTCGGCTGGCGCTTCATCGGTGTGCGTCGCCCCCTGCTGGCGCTGCTGCTCACCTTCGCCGTGGCGAACCTGTGCGGCAGCGGCCTGGGCGTGCTCGAACCCCTGCTCGTGAAATTCAGCCTCGGCGGCGACTGGCACGCGCGCGGCAGCTCCTTTCAGGCGGCCCTTGCCACCATCAGCGTCGTGCAGAGCGTCGGCGGGGTGCTCGGCGGCGTAATCATCAGCGCGTGGGGCGGCCTGAAACGCGTGCGGGTGCTCGGCGTCCTGATTCCCATGGTCATCTCCGGCCTGGCCCTCATCGCCCTGGGGCTGAGCACGACCGTGCTGGCTGCCAGCGCCGCCCTGTTCATCTCCGGCCTGACCCTGCCCGCTATGAATGCCCACTCGCAGAGCATCTGGCAGTCCCAGGTTCCCGGCCACATGCAGGGCCGCGTGTTCAGCGTGCGGCGACTGATCGCGCAGTTCACCAGTCCTGCCAGCGCCGCCCTGGCCGGTCTGCTCGCCGCGCACTACGCCCCCGGCGCGGTCATGGTGGCGGCCGGCGTGCTGTACGCAGGCGTGGCCGCCCTGCAACTCCTGAACCCCGGCCTGCGACCGCTCGGCGACCCGGCCATTCCCGCCGTCCCGCGCCCCGGCTGAACCCGTCCTGACACGCACCATCACGAAAAGTCCCTAGTTCCCCTGCACCGCCCGCGCGTACACTAAGGGGCGTGCTCGCCATCCGCCTCCTGACCATGCTCCTCGGCCTGCTCGCCGGGCTCGGAGCGGGCCGGGCCCTGGCGGCCATCCAGCCCGAGGAACTGGGCGTCGTCAACACCCTGAGCCTCATGCTCGCCGGGATGCTCACCGCCCTGCTGTTCGCGCCCCGCGCTGAACGCGTCGGCCTGCAGTACACCACCCGACTGAGCCGCTGGTACGCCGCCCTCTCGCCGCGTAAGGTCGCCGCCGCCACCTTCGGCATGGTCGTCGCCCTGCTCCTCAGCGTCCTGCTCGGCAGCCTCCTGCAGGGCCTGCCCTTCTACACCTGGGTCTGGAGCATCGCCGTCACGGTTCTGCTCTCGGTGTTCTTCGTCACCTACGCCACCGGCCACGCCGATGCCTTCGGCCTCCTCGCCTTTCCGCAGGTGCGCCGCAAACCCGGCAGCAAACTGCTGGACTCCAGCGTCATCATCGACGGCCGCATCCTCGACCTCACCCGCGCCGGCCTGCTCGAAGGGGAACTCGTCGCGCCGGCCTTCATCCTGCGCGAACTCCAGGCCCTGTCCGACAGCGCCGACCCGCAGAAACGCACCCGGGGCAAACGCGGCCTGAGCATCCTCGAGGACCTGCGCGACCTCAACCACCTGCGCGTCGAAGACTGGGACGACCCGGCCCTCCCCGGCGCAGACGACAAACTCATCCGCCTCGCCCGCGAAACCGGCGCCCGCATCATCACCAACGACAGCAACCTCGGCAAGATTGCCCGCCTCCACGACGTCCAGACCATCAACATCCATGAGATCGCCGTTGCCCTGCGCCCCCAGGTGCAGGCCGGCGATCCGCTCACCATCACCATCACCAAGAGCGGCCAGCAGGCCGGACAGGGCGTCGGCTACCTCGACGACGGCACCATGGTCGTCGTCGAGGATGCCCTCAAACACCGCGGCAAGGCCGTGCGCGTGCAGGTCGTGAACAACGTGCAGACCAGCGTGGGGCGCATGATCTTCGCCAAGCTGGATCGGGAGGAAGTGGTCGTCTAAGGGGTGTTGGGCAGGGCTTCTCAGGCCTCAGCTCTCCTCCTCAGATGGGCAGGGTAGGACGCTCCCGTTCTTTTGCTCTCGTCTCGCAGGTAACTCAGAAAGCTGGGTCAAGGCGCGCTTACCCCTGTTGCCAACGCCACTCGCTGTAGGTGTTCCGTCTCCTGTGGCTGAGGGTCTTACCCGTCGATGCGGTGAACCGAACTGCCGGCGATGCTCTTGGTGACGAGCAGGCGGCTGGGCAACCTCTCTGAGAGGCTCTCGACGTGGGTGACGATGCCGACCATGCGGCCCTGGGTGCGGAGGTTCTCCAGCGCGCCGGCCACGGCCTCCAGCGCCTGCGGATCGAGCGTGCCGAACCCCTCGTCGAGGAACAGCGCGCCCAGCACCTTGTTCCCCGCGAGGTAATCGCTCAGGGCGATGGCCAGCGACAGCGAGGCCAGGAAGGTCTCGCCGCCGGAGAGGGTCTTCACGCCGCGCACCTCACCGGCGTTCCACAAATCCTGCACGACGTAGTCGCCACTCTGGAGGGCCAGGCGGTAGCGGCCATCGCTGATCTCGTGCAGCAGGATGCCCGCGCGGGTCAGGAGTTGCGCCTCGACTTCGGCCAGCAGGAACTGCTGGAACTCGTTGGTTTTCAGGGTGGTGGTCAGCGTCTGCCACGTGTCGAAGTGACGGGAAGCGGTGGCGGCGCGCACCTCGATGTCTGCCTTGCGTTCCAGGCGGCCCTGCATGGTGCGTTCCTGCTCGGCCAGCACGCCGGAACGCTCGCGGGTGGCGTTCAGGGCGGCGTCCGTGGCGGTCAGGTCTCGACCCGTCTGGTCGAGCTGGGCCGGATCGAAGGGCGTCACGCCCAGGTGCCGTTCCACTTCCGCCAGCGCTTCCCGGAGCTGCGCGACCTGGGCGGCGTGCGTGCGGGCGGCCACCTCCAGCGCGGCGATGTCCGCTTCCGGCAGGGCGGCGGCACGGGCCTGTGCGGCGTCCAGGGCCAGCGCGGACAGGGCCGTGTCGAGGCCCGTCTGCGCCTGACGCGCCTCGTCCGTCCGTGCGGCGGCGGTCGCGCGGGCAGCGGTGAGGGTCGCGTTCGCGGCGGCCACGTCGCCCTGCGCGCGGGACAGCTGTGCCTGCGCCTCCTGACTGCCCCGCCGGATGGCCTGGATGTCGGCCAGATGCTGCCGACGCTGCCCGGCCGGATCGCTGCCCGCCCGGCGGACGC of the Deinococcus sp. KSM4-11 genome contains:
- the rnhA gene encoding ribonuclease HI produces the protein MTRPGTSYGKSAARKAQDAERDRLPIRAGIQPEQPVTGQVVTLYSDGACDTTKGHGGWATILSYGEKELILSGHEENTTNNRMELRGLLEGLKTLKRPCQIRVVTDSQYLRKAFTDGWILKWQRNGWKTAGGDPVKNQDLWEELIALARTHALTFLWVKGHAGHGENERVDVLAVQERKKLRAVR
- the yqeK gene encoding bis(5'-nucleosyl)-tetraphosphatase (symmetrical) YqeK, with the translated sequence MPPYAGDLAADVNVLLAAHRCEITREHVPRVAREAVALARRFGVDPGAARTAAWLHDVGGIVRRADMVALCESLGVAVVPEERQVPMLLHARISVALARGRYGVTDAATLQAIRVHTTLHAEPTPLDLVVFLADKLEWDQGGIPPYHAELSAALDGGLMAGARWMLTWMASPQANLLIPHPELRAAWAAFGVIPPA
- a CDS encoding carboxymuconolactone decarboxylase family protein — protein: MAYLETVPVAQAQGDVREQYARAQANAGYVPNYTQLFSLRPEVNAAWGTLLGTIRGTLDPRRYELVTLAAARALRSSYCSLAHGKVLRDAHYAPSEVQAIATAPDSAGLAPVDVAIMAFAAQVARDAPSVTAADVQGLRDHGLSDTEIFDVAAAASARCFFSTLLDALGAEPDAAYGALEPGLREALTVGRPITQHQDVRLP
- a CDS encoding MFS transporter, with the translated sequence MDTRRDLTAPLAGTWTDRHDRRRIVLTCDVLGAALTLALMLLLLSAATPLWTLVLLSGLMGLVSTFHGSAFDASYTSLVPVERLPRANGLMQTIWSLSGLVGPAAAALLIGVPALLRDHGGPVWIGAGWIASLRDGVPFAYGIDALSFLLAAVVLSRLRVPSPARPEVGEARSFRQDMTFGWRFIGVRRPLLALLLTFAVANLCGSGLGVLEPLLVKFSLGGDWHARGSSFQAALATISVVQSVGGVLGGVIISAWGGLKRVRVLGVLIPMVISGLALIALGLSTTVLAASAALFISGLTLPAMNAHSQSIWQSQVPGHMQGRVFSVRRLIAQFTSPASAALAGLLAAHYAPGAVMVAAGVLYAGVAALQLLNPGLRPLGDPAIPAVPRPG
- a CDS encoding PIN/TRAM domain-containing protein — encoded protein: MLAIRLLTMLLGLLAGLGAGRALAAIQPEELGVVNTLSLMLAGMLTALLFAPRAERVGLQYTTRLSRWYAALSPRKVAAATFGMVVALLLSVLLGSLLQGLPFYTWVWSIAVTVLLSVFFVTYATGHADAFGLLAFPQVRRKPGSKLLDSSVIIDGRILDLTRAGLLEGELVAPAFILRELQALSDSADPQKRTRGKRGLSILEDLRDLNHLRVEDWDDPALPGADDKLIRLARETGARIITNDSNLGKIARLHDVQTINIHEIAVALRPQVQAGDPLTITITKSGQQAGQGVGYLDDGTMVVVEDALKHRGKAVRVQVVNNVQTSVGRMIFAKLDREEVVV